Within the Deltaproteobacteria bacterium genome, the region GCAGATCAGGTAGAGGAACGCCGCCAGCCAACCCCATCGGCCGAACGCGGAGAGCGCCCACCCGTAGACGAGGAACGCCGGGGCCACGCCGAAGGAGACGAGGTCGGCGAGCGAGTCGTACTCGACGCCGAACTTGGTGGTCGTCCGCGTCATCCGCGCCACGCGGCCGTCGAGCCCGTCTAAGATCACCCCCGCCACGATCGCCATCGCCGCCTTCTCGAAGTTCCCGGTGTAGGTGGAGGCAATGGAGTAGAAGCCGGCGAAGAGCGACCCCGAGGTGATGAGGTTCGGCAGGACGTACACCCCTCGCCGCAAGCCGTCCCCGTCCCGCCACTCCCGGCGCCTCACGGGAACACCCCGATCACCGATTCGCCGGCGCGGACGCGGTCCCCCGGCTTCACCTGGATCCTCGCGTCCCCCGGAAGATACAGGTCGACGCGGGAACCGAACCGGATCATCCCGACCCGCTGCCCCTGTCGCACGGGATCCCCCTCCTTCACGTCGCAGACGATCCGGCGGGCGACCATGCCGGCGATCTGCACGTAGGTCACCTTCCGCCCCTCCGGCGTCTCGATCGTCACCCCGTTCTGCTCGTTCGAAAGCGACGCCTTGTCGACGCTCGCCACGTGGAACTTCCCTTTATTGTACCGGACGGCCGCCACCTTCCCCGACACGGGGGCGCGGTTCACGTGGACGTCCATCGGCGACATGAAGATGCTGACCTTCCTGCCGCCCACCGGGGAATACATCCCCGCCGGAGTCTCCCCCGAATAGATGACCTTTCCGTCCGCCGGGGAGACGATCTGCCCCGTCCCCGCCGGAGGCGTGCGGACCGGGTTCCGGAAGAACCAGAGGGAGAACAGGGTGAAGATCAGCCCCAGCGCCGTAAGCGGGATCCACCGGGGCCCCAGCAGTCCGACGGCCGCCGTGAACGCCGCTCCCCCGAGGATGAAGGGCCACCCCTCCGGCGCGAACATCGGGGCGGAACTCCCCGTCAATTCTTCGTCTTGTCGACGAGGCGCCCCTTCGACAGCCACGGCATCAGCGCCCGAAGCTTCCGCCCGACCTCTTCGATCGGGTGGTCCTGGCCGCGGCGCGTGAGGGCGTTGAACACCGGACGGTTCGCGCGGTTCTCGAGCATCCACTCCTTCGCGAACGACCCGTCCTGGATCTCGCCTAAGATCTTCTTCATCTCCCGCTTGGTGTCGTCGTTCACGATCCGCGGGCC harbors:
- a CDS encoding phosphatidylserine decarboxylase family protein yields the protein MTGSSAPMFAPEGWPFILGGAAFTAAVGLLGPRWIPLTALGLIFTLFSLWFFRNPVRTPPAGTGQIVSPADGKVIYSGETPAGMYSPVGGRKVSIFMSPMDVHVNRAPVSGKVAAVRYNKGKFHVASVDKASLSNEQNGVTIETPEGRKVTYVQIAGMVARRIVCDVKEGDPVRQGQRVGMIRFGSRVDLYLPGDARIQVKPGDRVRAGESVIGVFP